The sequence aggaaattgggcaaaatgctggattttttgtgtgaaaggggcatttgcccattttggcccatTCGCAGATCAATTCCAAGTACATGTGCCCCTTATTCACtcgttaaaacttttttaatagtttcactttttaaattttacttttttacttcccatttcaaaaaaatttcagttgaGGTTTTGctctaaatccaaattttataACTACTTATGCATTTACTATGCAAAAATTCatgtatattttaatataaaaacttattttttctattttatttgatCACTTTACAAAATACTcacatcagattatctattctaaattctattttgttaaaatatcaaactttgtttattttttaaattaatttttttcctctttataCACCTCAACTACCGTCCATTCTCTTTCTTCATCCTTgtaaaatgcaaagaaaaaaaaactgagatTCATAACAATAGTAGTTGTGTATATTTTTGCAcaagtattaattaattataaggaGTTTATCCTACATCTACCtaactatttaaataatattttgacattAGACTGACaaatttctctcatttcttaaaaaataacacTACCATACAATTTATTATGCAAactcattataattttttttatttataaagtaacattattattacaaacacaactaaaaacttttaaaaagtaacttaaaaaaaaaaaaaagtaacattaAACATTTCACAGTTCACACCATATGAACTAAGAAATTGAGAATCATATGATTTGATAATGTCAGATTcatgctttacttttattgtcaATATTAGTTTGTTGGCAGGTAATTCATGTTATTTTTGGGGCAATTAAGTTCTCTAAACCAAATTTGTGCTTTATTTTTTCTGCTATTATTCAGAGGTTATTGTAATTATTCTTGAGGCAACTGGGTAAAAGGGATAGAGCATTTATATTGTGGATTTCATAGgccaatttataatttttttgggggtaggGAGCCAAGATTACATATTTTGGGCAAATTGTAAATTTTCTCTGTGCACACACATGctaagcattttttttcctccaaaattTGGGCAAGGCTAGGTCCGTCTTTGTGTGCAATGGAGATATTTTCTTAGGTTTCCATGGAAAGGTGTGAGAAATCTTCATTATACACTATTTCGGGACCCTCCCAAATAAGAAAGTGTTGATGCTGTAAGTGGAACCAGTGAATCTACAACAAAGAAGATAAAGTTCACATTGTTCACTAGTTCAACGGGCACTTGAGTTTTTAATATGTTACTAAGAAGTCAAAACGATGACGTTTGTCTAAATGATAAACGGCATCATTTCTCACTTATATCTGGCATGGCTTGTTCAAGGCTGTAAACGGTGTCGTATTATGAAGCTGTTCTTCCTCGTTGAGCACGGTCTTGACTTGCTCTGTTTCAACAGACTTTGcttcaaatattttgtatagAGTGGAGATATTTTTGTGTACAACTGTCATTTTCTGTTAGATAAGATCTTTCTAGAAACTATTGTAAactatgggtctgtttggatatagcttatttttgctgaaactgaaaacattgtagcgaaataatttttaaatatgtaaatagtgctgtggggcccatttttaatgaaaaagttgcttaAAAGTATAATTTGTGGGACATGTGAATAGTATAtgggtgcactgttcacagttgaCTGGTCAACAATTGtgggctgaaaaaaaaaaaaaaaaaaaaaaaaaaaacaacaacgcaaattacaaaacacaaacaccaaaTTAATTTGAATCCAAACGGATACTATATATTGTGATGTATGTGCATGAAATTAATTAAGCTTGGAATACAAAGTTCAGAGAGTTCTCTTCCCAACTTCTCTCTCTGTTTCGTATTTCCTCCATTATTGAAGCTTCAAGCTTTTCCTAGTTCTCACAGACGCAATCCTTTTCTTGACTAGTCTTCAGCcgacaaattattaaaaaaaaagaaaagaaaaaagccatTCTGGTAGTTAAAAAGGCACTATCTTTAGTCTTAATTCTCATTAATTCCTCTTCTCCAAATACGATCAAAAGACCCATAATACCATTCTGTCCACCCTATGCCATGTCGCGGCCACCTCTCTACCTTTTCTACCTccttttttgcttcttctcCCTTATCTCCGGGATTCAACCTGCTGACCTTCAAATTCTCATGAAACTGAAATCCGCACTTCAAACATCAAATGGTACCAGTGCCTTTAAATCTTGGGAATCCAGCAATTCCATGTGCAATTTCACTGGAATAACCTGCAATTCAGATGGTTCCGTTACAGAGATTGAACTTTCACGCCAAAATTTAACTGGGGTTCTTCCACTTGACTCCATATGCCAGCTCCAATCATTGGAAAAGCTCTCGTTTGGGTTCAACAACTTGCATGGTCCAATTATGGACGACTTGAACAATTGTGTCAAGCTGCTGTACTTGGATTTGGGCAACAATTTGTTCTTAGGGTGGTCGGCTCCAGACATATCTTCTCTAAGCCAATTACAGTATTTGTATATGAACAGAAGTGGATTGTCCGGATCATTTCCATGGAAATCACTCCAAAACATGACTGGCCTTGTTCGGCTGAGCCTCGGACACAATCTTTTCAATCCTTCTCCATTTCCGAATGATGTGTTGCAGCTTACCAACCTCACCTGGATTCACCTATCCAACTGTAGCATCCAAGGAACAATTCCGGCAGAGATTGGAAACCTTAAAGAGTTAATCAACTTGGAGCTTTCGTGCAATAACATGACGGGGGAGATTCCAGTTGAGATTGGAAACCTTGTCAACCTCTGGCAGCTTGATCTCTCCAACAACTCATTCACAGGAAAACTTCCTGTTGGTTTAAGAAACCTCTCGAAGCTTGAGAGGTTTGATGTTACAATGAACTCTATTGAAGGTGATCTGTCCGTTTTGAGGTTCTTGAGTAACCTAGTTTCTCTGGAACTATTTGAAAACAAGTTCTCTGGCCAAATACCGACCGAGTTTGGTGAGTTCAAGAAGCTTGTGAACCTTACTTTAAACAAGAACAACTTCACCGGTCCCCTGCCTCAAAACCTTGGCTCTTGGGCCAAAGTCGAAAAAATCTCTGTGTCTTATAATTTCTTTACTGGTCCAATTCCGCCAGATATGTGCAAACAAGGTACTCTAAAGGGGCTTTACATGCATCACAATAATCTCACCGGTGAAATCCCAGCCAATTTCGTCAACTGTTTCACTCTAATTGAATTCAGGATCAATGATAATTTGCTATCGGGTACTGTTCCAGCTGGAATCTGGGGATTACCGAACTTGCGCATTTTTGATATCTCGTTCAATAGTGTGGAAGGCCCAATTACATCTGATATAAAACATGCAAAGTCTCTTGTGGCTTTACGTGCGGAAAACAATCGCTTATCTGGTGAATTACCCGCAGAGATTTCAGAAGCCACGTCTTTGGTTTCAATTCGTCTGAATGACAATCTATTGCAAGGTAAGCTTCTTATTCCAACTTCTCCCATAACATTCTTTGGTATCTCAAACAATAGACTGACTGGAGAGATCCCGTATATGATTTGCAATGTaagttttcttaaaatcttTGATGTCTCAAATAACAGTTTGAGTGGTAAGATTCCACAATGTTTGGGAAACTTCAGTAATCGTCTATGGGTGTTAAATTTGCAAATGAATAACTTCCACGGCCTCATCCCTGACACATTTGCAAAGTGTAACAGTTTGGAACTTCTTGTCTTTAATGACAATCATTTAGGAGGGCTATTGCCAAAATCTTTGCTCAACTGTACAAATCTGGCAGTTATTGACCTTGGAAATAATATGATAAATGATATCTTCCCATATTGGTTGGAAGCTCTTCCCAAATTAGAGGTTCTTACCTTGAATTCCAACAAATTCCGTGGTCCTATTGGAAATCATAACACCAGTGGGATGTTTTTCTCGAAGCTACGAATTCTTGATCTTGGAAATAACAAGATCAATGATTTCTTCCCCTATTGGTTGGAAGCTCTTCCCAATCTACAGATTCTTGTCTTGAAATCCAACAGATTCCATGGTCCTGTTGGAAATCATAACACTCGTGGGATGTTTTTCTCTAAGTTACAAATTCTTGATCTCTCTTACAATGAGTTTACTGGTTTTTTAccgaaaaattattttgaaagcTTGAACGCCATGATGATCAATGATGAAGGTATAAATGAATCACAATATTTCGGTAAACGTCATTATTATCAAGATTCGGTGGTGGtgacaataaaaaatattgagattaAGCTACCAAGAATTCTAACTATCTTCACAACAATTGATTTATCAAGCAACAAATTTGAAGGAGAGATTCCAGAAGTACTTGGAAGGCTTACAGTTCTCCGATTGCTTAACCTTTCCCATAATAACCTAACCAACCATATCCCACCATCATTGGCAGATATGTCAAGACTTGAATCCTTAGACCTTTCTTCAAATAGGCTAACAGGACAAATTCCTATTCAATTGACAAGTCTAACATTTTTGGCCATGATAAACCTTTCACGAAACCAACTTACTGGACCCATACCTGAAGGCAAGCAATTTGGTACGTTTGAAAATGACTCATACGAGTGGAACTTGGGGTTGTGTGGATTTCCTCTGTCAATGAAATGCAACACTAATGAGCTGCTGCCACCGCCACCACTACCATCAATATTCCAGGAAGACAAGGGTTTGATATTTGCGAGTGGATTTGATTGGAAGGTCGTGTTAATGGGCTATGGATATGGATTTTTGTTTGGAATAACGATGGGATGTATTGCGTTTAAAAGAGGAAAACCTCAATGGCTTATATGGTTTATTGAAGGAAAACGAAAAGAAAAGGTGAGAAGTTGCAATGATCATAGACCcaggaaaagaagaaattaaggCATTCAAGGTATTGCAGAAGGTGATAAGGACTTCGTCTTACAGCAAAGCATTAGAATCATAGAATGGTGTATGACGTGGAGTTTATTATACTTGTATGAATTATGGTGGTGTTTTCTTCCTTCTAAAATAATCGTATTCAACTTTTCAGTATGTATATCTGAGGATATTCTGTTTTGAGATTGTATGGAATGTTAGAGCTAGTTTCGATGTTAGTcatctgctttttttttttttttttggtttgttgatAAAGCAGTCATATGCTTAGTTGGAGTTCTATTTTATGTATCTtatatttaagggtattttgtgTGTTGGTTTCTTTGTTTGAGACTTTGTGGCATGTCGGCCTTAGTTTGAAGGGTGGCCCAGTGTTAAGTTGGGCTTTTTGAGAGTTATATGGTTTAGACTCCTTTTTCGGCTGATGTCAATTTTAAtctaattgtttaaattaagtCCAATTGTTCAATTAAGTAATTAACCAATTGATATATGCATGGATAAACGATCAATAAAAACAATCCGAATCACAAATATTCAAGCACATCGAACACAAGgatttttaagagagaaaaactcgagaacaaggaaaaaaaactcTTCGAGCCACTACGACACCAAATTATCTACTAGCGAAAATAGATGAACTAATGTATAAAGTTCAGTTTCAAGAACCATTACTCGGATCCAATAGATTGTATCACATGTATAAAGTTATCACTTCTATGAGATTGAAAGAAGTAGAATTGGATAagtagttttaacttttaacctAATTTTCTGATATTCTAATTCTTTTGCATTACACACACATatgcatacatacatatatatatatatatgtggggcccgtcccagaaataatgggctattccaaaatcaggcccgtccgaggagcgtcctgtccgaagagaaaccacatatgaagcacTATTCAATCCCAATAACAACGAGGTAACCtttccgaggagtaactcctcctctgACGTCACGAAgtccagacgaggaactctccccagccaactCAGTTCACCctctcaacatataaaatgaataaaatccaaaatatcacagggagagctaccaccacattaattgcgcccccaaccaccctcttggccgcattaatgaggaaatgacccctgaacagtaccgccttggcctctgcaactcacatggggagagatgagggcgtctgatgggacagacactcaagtagatgcttagatgatcaacaagtgtaaggttgagatgagaggaggggaactatataatgtagtggagtccctcaaagaaggggacgaaaaatATTGTAGGAGGAAcgaaagaaatagaaatatacgtgagagatccattcttgtgctggggttttctgcaacaatactgtccatgtatcagaccgaataggctcactgaagctaagttctttgacccatcctctacaaatatttattgtgggttgcgctttggaccatggcctgatcaatagaacttgggccaggaaaatcgtgcaactacaatataactacaatatatatatatatatatatatatataaagtataaacctattattttatgatttttattggCAAATGATTGGAGGAATAATTAGAAGAAAATTGAAGCACTAGTAAAAAAGAGTCATAGCCAAGTAGGAACTAGGAGGTGGTCCCAGTAACATGCCCTCCAGTCCACACAAAGAAGTGTTACAAAACGTGAGTCTTAGATTGAGAAATCCAATTTGTTCTCTTCTAAAAGAAAAACCGCACCAACCAACACCCTCTTGTTTTATAGTCAATTGACtatgttaaaagttaaaaccatcTGTATAAAAGAGTTCTTTTTCCCAGCACAATGAGGCCTATTGTTGCTTCAAAGAAGATTCCAAAGAAATTGCTCAGTTGGATTGGGACCTAAACATGTGTAAGAACCTAAACATGTGATTGTGGAATGGGatattaatttaaatgtataaacTACAGGTTATTACTAGTTTTTTGCTtaagaaataaacacacacacaagagagaggaaaaatgggttattattggttcaaaccttatttttcccttaatttgtATTACCAATATTTGATCTTGATATATCTCTATCTTTGCTATTAATGAGAGTATATAACCatattttcaagaaataaattaattttgactTTCAAATATGcaaaactagtaaaatctctaatagttgaataagagatatgagGTTCAATATTCGCTTATACTAAAAATCAATTtgtatcttggtctgataataaagagttattattaaGAGCGAacgctataagttgaaactctcttaaaaaaaatgcaaaacttttattctttcaaaaatatatatatgtgttatatatatatatataaaaccagcAAAACTTCTACGTGGGTATAAAAAATATgtggttgagattttttttttttttttttttctaataataaatGTGGATGGCTCTACTCCCATAAATGGAGAGTGGTCACCATTTCTAACAAACGAGAACCCTTCAATAACAGCTCACATACACGGGGAcccatttgaatttttaagcctttcttttttgggtattgTCAAATTTTCACATACACTTaatcaaattttcaatgttGTCCTTTTTAGCGGTTTTCTTTTGATGCTTTTAACTAGACAATATTCATATAATAGTTTCTATCAACGACATAATTGGAAgaatctttatatattattaatatttaataaattaagatgttttaatgaaaaaagatggttgattaattatgtatggtttaaaatatatatatacagttttaaccaaaacttattatatattcaactttgagtaatcaaagaaaatatatataaaaattgtggataatAAAATGTGTTAGCGGTGAATTTATATGAAATTGATGTTGTATAAATagctactatatatatatatattattttttttttctacccttttttttttcctaccaaaTGTAGCGTGGGATTTGTAGCCAACTTGCCATCATCTTTTTCGTTTAAttagtctttatttttttttagcttattttatgcacaactttttaatttttaatttttttttttaaaaagttataattaTACCTCAACTAATATTTGACAAATAGGCAAATCCATAATTTGTAAAAAgctatatttttgttttgattggtaGATAGGAGGAGAGTGCGAGCTgaggtttgaattttgaacacaTACATAAgcatcattaaaaaaagtaattattacaatttacaagACTATTActtgaacataaaaaaaatttgcaccTACCTCTAAACAATTGGGCTGTTTGATTGGTgagtttaaacaacagtttttaatatttaagagggtgtttggtaca is a genomic window of Quercus lobata isolate SW786 chromosome 2, ValleyOak3.0 Primary Assembly, whole genome shotgun sequence containing:
- the LOC115976662 gene encoding receptor-like protein kinase 7; the protein is MSRPPLYLFYLLFCFFSLISGIQPADLQILMKLKSALQTSNGTSAFKSWESSNSMCNFTGITCNSDGSVTEIELSRQNLTGVLPLDSICQLQSLEKLSFGFNNLHGPIMDDLNNCVKLLYLDLGNNLFLGWSAPDISSLSQLQYLYMNRSGLSGSFPWKSLQNMTGLVRLSLGHNLFNPSPFPNDVLQLTNLTWIHLSNCSIQGTIPAEIGNLKELINLELSCNNMTGEIPVEIGNLVNLWQLDLSNNSFTGKLPVGLRNLSKLERFDVTMNSIEGDLSVLRFLSNLVSLELFENKFSGQIPTEFGEFKKLVNLTLNKNNFTGPLPQNLGSWAKVEKISVSYNFFTGPIPPDMCKQGTLKGLYMHHNNLTGEIPANFVNCFTLIEFRINDNLLSGTVPAGIWGLPNLRIFDISFNSVEGPITSDIKHAKSLVALRAENNRLSGELPAEISEATSLVSIRLNDNLLQGKLLIPTSPITFFGISNNRLTGEIPYMICNVSFLKIFDVSNNSLSGKIPQCLGNFSNRLWVLNLQMNNFHGLIPDTFAKCNSLELLVFNDNHLGGLLPKSLLNCTNLAVIDLGNNMINDIFPYWLEALPKLEVLTLNSNKFRGPIGNHNTSGMFFSKLRILDLGNNKINDFFPYWLEALPNLQILVLKSNRFHGPVGNHNTRGMFFSKLQILDLSYNEFTGFLPKNYFESLNAMMINDEGINESQYFGKRHYYQDSVVVTIKNIEIKLPRILTIFTTIDLSSNKFEGEIPEVLGRLTVLRLLNLSHNNLTNHIPPSLADMSRLESLDLSSNRLTGQIPIQLTSLTFLAMINLSRNQLTGPIPEGKQFGTFENDSYEWNLGLCGFPLSMKCNTNELLPPPPLPSIFQEDKGLIFASGFDWKVVLMGYGYGFLFGITMGCIAFKRGKPQWLIWFIEGKRKEKVRSCNDHRPRKRRN